One window from the genome of Cryptomeria japonica chromosome 6, Sugi_1.0, whole genome shotgun sequence encodes:
- the LOC131071787 gene encoding protein kinase PINOID 2, translated as MENSRAFVEAEKEKDPSQELSLIREVAQGHLSRVFLALHRMSKELYAVKVMRKPSLCEKVGAFKLALREKDILSTLDHPFLPSLFTHFESDNYIFLATKYCSGGDMSVLRLRQPNQTFSVSATRFYAAEVVLALEYLHKKGIVYRDLKPENILVQDSGHIMLTDFDLSLRLSSIQQKEAEKLLSNSKDSGECSSQRSHSLVGTKEYIAPEILWSTGHAFPVDWWSLGIFLYEMVYGRTPFCGGNRKETFYNILCKDPLFTGPFSALQDLIEKLLVKEPSRRLGTTRGAEEVKKHHFFHGLRWEELEFVSRPPLIPSNFSCDQCSVSSQQRGLMPNENFSADSHKPQDSSFEFF; from the exons ATGGAAAATTCGAGAGCTTTTGTAGAAGCAGAGAAAGAGAAGGATCCGTCACAGGAATTGAGTTTAATTAGGGAAGTGGCGCAGGGACATCTGAGTAGAGTCTTTTTGGCCTTGCATCGCATGAGTAAAGAGCTCTATGCTGTGAAGGTCATGCGTAAGCCCAGTCTCTGTGAAAAAGTGGGTGCCTTTAAATTGGCGTTAAGGGAGAAGGATATCCTCTCCACTTTAGATCATCCATTCCTTCCTTCTCTCTTTACCCACTTTGAGTCTGATAATTATATCTTTCTCGCTACCAAATACTGCTCTGGAGGAGATATGAGTGTGCTCCGTCTTAGACAGCCCAATCAAACATTTTCTGTGTCGGCCACAAG ATTCTATGCTGCTGAAGTGGTTCTTGCGCTCGAATATCTTCATAAGAAGGGGATCGTGTACAGAGATCTAAAGCCAGAAAATATACTCGTCCAAGATAGCGGTCACATTATGCTTACTGATTTCGATCTTTCCCTCCGCCTTTCTTCTATTCAGCAAAAAGAAGCTGAGAAGCTGCTTTCTAATTCCAAAGATTCCGGCGAGTGTAGCTCTCAACGGTCACATTCACTGGTGGGAACGAAGGAATACATAGCACCGGAGATTCTGTGGAGCACTGGACACGCTTTTCCGGTAGACTGGTGGTCGCTCGGAATTTTTCTGTACGAGATGGTATACGGCCGGACTCCCTTCTGCGGGGGTAACAGAAAGGAAACCTTTTAcaacattctttgcaaagatccACTCTTTACGGGACCGTTTTCCGCACTGCAAGATCTGATCGAGAAACTTCTGGTGAAGGAGCCCTCCAGAAGATTGGGGACTACCAGGGGGGCAGAAGAGGTGAAAAAACACCACTTTTTCCACGGCCTTCGATGGGAGGAATTGGAATTTGTGTCCAGGCCTCCATTAATTCCCTCAAATTTTTCTTGTGATCAGTGTTCTGTTTCTTCACAGCAGCGTGGCTTGATGCCGAATGAGAATTTCAGTGCCGATTCTCACAAGCCACAAGATTCCAGTTTCGAATTTTTTTAA